GCCCAGGCGCAGCTCATCCAGGCCCTGGCCCAACAGGGCGCGGACACTGGCCAGACCGACATCGCCGCTGGCGCCGAGTATGCCGATCAGCATGGCTGCACCTGCGCTTTCAGACGCCAGCCACCGGCACGTTGGCGGTCGTGCCAGAACCCGGCATAACGGCCATTGCGGGCCAGCAACTGGGCGTGAGTGCCCGCTTCGATCAGGCGACCCTCCTCGAGTACCAGTATCTGGTCGGCGGTCATGATGGTCGGCAAGCGATGAGCGATCACCAGCACCGTCGAGCTCCGCATCAAGGTGCGGATGGCCGTCTGGACATAGGCCTCGTTGTGCGGATCGAGGGCGGCGGTGGCCTCGTCGAGCAATACGATGGGTGCGCGTTTGAGCAGGGCCCTGGCCAGGGATACCCGTTGACGTTCGCCGCCGGATAGCGCGGTGCCGCCTTCGCCTACCGGCGTGTTCCAGCCGTGCGGCAGGCGCGCGACGATTTCATCGACCCCGGCCAGCCGTGCCGCATCCGCCACCTGCTCCATGCTGGCGTGCGGGTTGCCGGCGCGGATATTGGCCTCCAGGCTATCGTCGAACAGGTAGACGTCCTGCATCACCAGGGATAGCTGTGCCATCAAGGCTTCGCTGGTCAGTTCGCGCACATCCACGCCGCCAACCTTGACACTGCCTTCGCTGGCATCGAAGAAGCGCATCAGCAACCGGGTAACGGTGGTCTTGCCCGAGCCCGAGGCGCCGACGATGGCCGTCATCGAATGGGCCGGAACCCGGAAGCTCAGGTCGCGTAGCACCATTGGGCCACCTGGATAAGCGAAACTGACATGCTCGAAGGACAGGCTACCGGGGGCGCTCAGCGGGCGGCTGGCAGCGGGCTGCGGCAGCGGCGGCTCGCGCAGGATGCCTGCCAGGTGTTCCAGGTCGTTGCCGGCCATGCGCAACAAGCCGCTGCGTGCAGCCGCTTCGGCCAGTGGACCGACGAAACGCGCCGACAAGGCCAGCAAGGCGATCAGTTCGATGGCATCGATCTGGTCATGGACGACCAAGGCAATCCCTACCGCCACCAGCAGGGCGAACGCCAGCTGCACGCTCAGGCCGCCAGCCAGCAGTTTGGGGAAGGTGTGCGCCAGCATGGAGCCGCCGGCCTGATGCTGCGCCTGATTGGCCTCCTGCAGTGGTCGATAGCCTTCCTGGGGCCTGCCAAAGGCACGCAGTACCTGCTGATAGCGGGCGAACTCCACCACCCGGTTGCCGGCCAGGGTGGCGGCGGCCTCGACGCGCGCATCGGTACTGCCAATGGCCGCGGCCGACCAGCGATGAGTCCAGTAGATCAGCGGAGCACAGAGCATCGCGGTCAGGCCCAGTCGCCAGTCGAAGACGAACAGGCCCATGGCCACCGTGGCGGGCACCACCACCCCGGACACTACCGGGCCCAGATAATGGGCGAACAGGCCGGTGACCATCAGCGTCCCGCTGGTGGCGCTGCGGGACAGGCGGCCGACCTTTTCCGAATCGAACCAGCCCAGCGGCAAGCTGACCAGGTGCTGGCCGAGGCGCTCATGCAAGGTGGTCAACACCACCAGGGCCAGGGCAAAACCTTTCATGGCCTGTTGGTAATGGGCGATGCACGTCAGTGTTACCAACGCCGCCAGGCCGGCCAGCCAGGTCATGGCGGTGCTCAGGTCATCGCTCAGCAGCGCGCGCAGGATCGGCACCAGCAAGGTCACGGCCACACCTTGCAGCACGGCGCTGGCCACCAGCCAGGCGAGATAGCGATAAAGGCAGGGGGTATGGGTCGGGCCCAGCAATGTGCGAAGACTACTGATCACAGGGGCATTTCCAGGCAGGGGGCGGTGCTTTCGGCGCTGGCGCGCCATAGCCGGGCATAGGCACCGTTCGCTTCGAGCAGTTGCTCGTGGCGGCCACGCTCGACCACCCGCCCCCGATCGAGAACGACGATCTGGTCCACGTCGCGGATGCTCGCCAGACGATGGGCGATCACCAGAACCGTGCGTCCCTGGGCGAGGATCGACAGGGCGTCCTGGATTTGTGCCTCGGATTCGGGGTCGGCATGGGAGGTGGCTTCATCGAGGATCAGCACCGGCGTATCGGCCAGCAGAGTGCGGGCTATGGTCAGCCGCTGCGCCTCCCCGCCGGAAAAGATGGCATCTTCACCGATCACCGATTGATAGCCACGGGGCAGGGCCTGGATGCGCTGATGAATCCGCGCCGATTCGGCGGCAGCCTGCATCTCCGGCTCGCTGGCCTGAGGGCGTCCCAGGCGCAGGTTGTCAGCGACGCTGCCGTGCACCAGTTGCGCGTCCTGCAACACGAATCCCACATGTCGATACAACTGGCGTGGGTGTATTTCCCGCACGTCGGCCCCGCCGATCAGAACACGCCCGGCGCTGACGTCATGAAAGCGCGGCACCAGCTTGGCCAGGGTCGACTTGCCGGCGCCGGAGGCTCCCACCAGCGCGGTTATGCTGCCCGCCGGGCAATGCAGGTCGACGCCGTCGAGAATCGGATGCCCGGGGTCATAGCCGAATCCCACGCGCTCGAAGGTGATGTCGTTGCCTTGCGGCTGCACGCAGGCCTCCGCTACGGGCAGTTCTTCGACCGAGAGCAATGCCTCGATCCGGCCGGCTGCGGCCAGGGCCGTGCGTTGGGCGGTCAGGCTCTGGTTGATCACCAGCAGCGATTGCGGGATGAGCACAGCCACCAGGGTTTCGGCGAACAACTGCAGTGGCGTGATCCAACCTTTGGCCAGTAGCAAGCTGCCCACTCCCAGGCTCGCCAGCAGGATCACCGGCACGCTCAGGGCCATGGAGGAAAACGCCTCCAGGCGCAGCAACGGTCGGACCCACCCGGCGTATTGCTCGCCGAACTGGTTGACCGCCTGCTGATAACTGCGGTGGGCCTGGCCGGTCTGGCCAAAGGCCTTGACCACGGCGATGCCATGGACGAACTCGACGATGGCGGCGCTGACCCGGGTCATGCTCTTGTCCAACTGCGTCATCTTGCTGCCAAAGCCTCGCATCATCAGGGCGTAGGCCACGGCATAGATGGGCAAGGTCAGTACCGCCAGCAGCGCCAGGGGCCAGTTCAGCCAGGCCAGCCACGCCAACCCGGCCAAAGGTGTGACGAGCGCAGCGGTGAACTCCACCGCGTGGTGGGCGACGAGGTGATGCAGGTCTTCGAGGTCGTCCTGCACCACCTTGCGCACGGCACCGGAGGTGGTGTCGCTGTACCAGCCCAGGGGCACTCGTCCCAGTTTGCTGACCATGGCCTCGCGCAGGCTGGCTTGCAGGCGGTGGTCGGCCAGGTGGGTCAGCCACAGGGCCAAACCATTGGCCATCCAGGCCAGACTCAGGCCGAGTACCGCCAGCGCCGCCCACCGCCACAGCGAATGGAGGGTGTTGTCGCCCGCCAGCAGCAAGCGGCCCAGTTCGGTCAGTGCGATGAAGGGCAACAGGTTAACCAGTGCTCCGACGGCGGCGAATGACACGCCGATTCGAATCAGACCATCGACCGGGCGTTTGAGGGTTTTCAAGGCGGTCATGGGTTTTTCCGCAGGGCCTCGAGCAGGTGGGCGGTCACGATGTCCACGTGGGGCGGTTCGATCACGCTGAAGTGGTTGCCGGGAACGTCGATCAGCTCGAAGCGTCCCAGGCAGGCGTCCTCCCAGAACGGCGCGGCGAGATGGCCGACGCCACCCGTAATGCCGAAGGACTGCTGCTCCAGGCAGCGCAGATAGGTCATGTTGCCGAGGAAGGGGGGAGGGTCGAAGCGCGCCGCGCGCATGCTGTGGCGGCATACGCGAAAGAGCGTGGGCACCAGTTCGGGCCCGATCGGTACCCCGGCCTGGCCTGCTGCCAGTCGTGCATATTCGGCCAGACGCTCGTCCTGGCTGCGAGCCGACTGCCTGCGCACTGCAGCCGCGAGGGCTTCCAGCCCCGGATCGCCGCCCAGCGAGGCCATGGCGCCTGCCGGAACCCGGCAATTGTCGCGTGCCATCAACATATCGATGGCGCGATACACGTCGTGATCCTCGACATCCTTGCCGAATACGGTTTTCACCGGGTCGAGGTTGAGGTTGGGCACGAAGATCGCCTCGTAGGCCAGTTCCTCGTCGGTGTCGATGAACATCGGAATGCTGTCGATCAGGCTCAGATCCACCACCTCCATGCCGCGCTCCAGCAGACGCCGTGCGACCTCGGTAGCGAGTAGCCCGCCCAGGCAGTAGCCGATCAGTTGAAAGCGTTGATGGCCGTCGGCGATCAGGCGCTCGGCGTAATCCTCGGCCACGCTTTCGATCAGGCGCTTGGGCTCCAGCTCCAGGTATTGCGCGGTGTCAGCCACCGCAAAACCGATCACCGGCCCGGCCTGTTGCGCAGCCAGGGCCCGGCCCAGGTGCTGGAAGTAATCCAGGGTGCCGAGGGCGGCATGGAACATCACCCGTACCGGGCCGACCTCGCCGCCGCCGAAGGGCACCACCAGCGCATTGCCGCGGCTGGCGCGCTGGGCTTCGCCGGGCATAGCGGCGGCACTGGGCGCCGTATCGCCATGCTCGAGCAAGCGTGCGAGGGCGGCGATGTTGGGCTCGTTGAGCATCTGCCGCAGCAGCGTGTCGTAACTCAGGCCCTGGGCCTGGGGCAGTTGCTCACGCAGTTGACCGGCCACGCGGGCAAGGATCAGCGAGTCGGCCCCTTTCTCGTAGAAGCTATCCTTGACACCGATCTGCGCCAGGCCGAGGGCTTCGGCCCACAGTCGACAGAGCTCGGCCGTCAGCGGATCCCTGGGGGCCTCGTCGGCGGCACTGCCCGAGTGGGCGTCGGCGGCCGGCCGCCAACCGGCCAGGGTCTTGCGATCGACCTTGCCATTGGCGGTCAGTGGCAGCCGGTCGAGCACTTGCAGGTGCGCCGGTAGCATGTACTCCGGCAACCGTTGCGCCAGGGTACGGCGCAGGCCGTCGACACTCAGACGCTGGATGCCGGCCTTGAAGCGCGCCGCGAACACCTGCATGTCGAGAGAGGCCAACGGATGATCGGCACGGGGCAGGGCGGGCAGGCACTCGCCGCCCAGCTTCTCGATCCGGGCCCGCCAGGCTGCGGCGTCGCGCAGACCGCTACGGCCCTGCTCGTGGTCGCCATCGACCGGCGTCATCATGAAGCCCTGGGTCAGAAGAATGGGCGGCCATTCGCAGGTCGGCTCGCTGAACACCAGCCAGCCGCCGGGGCTGAGCAGTTCGCTGATCTGCCCCAGGGCGGTATCGAGGTCCTTGACGCTGTTCAGCATGCCTGCACACAACACAATATCGAAGCTGTTGCTGGCCAAGCCTTGTGCACGGATGTCCCGGTCGATGTCCAGCACGCCGTAA
Above is a genomic segment from Pseudomonas argentinensis containing:
- a CDS encoding ABC transporter ATP-binding protein: MTALKTLKRPVDGLIRIGVSFAAVGALVNLLPFIALTELGRLLLAGDNTLHSLWRWAALAVLGLSLAWMANGLALWLTHLADHRLQASLREAMVSKLGRVPLGWYSDTTSGAVRKVVQDDLEDLHHLVAHHAVEFTAALVTPLAGLAWLAWLNWPLALLAVLTLPIYAVAYALMMRGFGSKMTQLDKSMTRVSAAIVEFVHGIAVVKAFGQTGQAHRSYQQAVNQFGEQYAGWVRPLLRLEAFSSMALSVPVILLASLGVGSLLLAKGWITPLQLFAETLVAVLIPQSLLVINQSLTAQRTALAAAGRIEALLSVEELPVAEACVQPQGNDITFERVGFGYDPGHPILDGVDLHCPAGSITALVGASGAGKSTLAKLVPRFHDVSAGRVLIGGADVREIHPRQLYRHVGFVLQDAQLVHGSVADNLRLGRPQASEPEMQAAAESARIHQRIQALPRGYQSVIGEDAIFSGGEAQRLTIARTLLADTPVLILDEATSHADPESEAQIQDALSILAQGRTVLVIAHRLASIRDVDQIVVLDRGRVVERGRHEQLLEANGAYARLWRASAESTAPCLEMPL
- a CDS encoding ABC transporter ATP-binding protein, with translation MISSLRTLLGPTHTPCLYRYLAWLVASAVLQGVAVTLLVPILRALLSDDLSTAMTWLAGLAALVTLTCIAHYQQAMKGFALALVVLTTLHERLGQHLVSLPLGWFDSEKVGRLSRSATSGTLMVTGLFAHYLGPVVSGVVVPATVAMGLFVFDWRLGLTAMLCAPLIYWTHRWSAAAIGSTDARVEAAATLAGNRVVEFARYQQVLRAFGRPQEGYRPLQEANQAQHQAGGSMLAHTFPKLLAGGLSVQLAFALLVAVGIALVVHDQIDAIELIALLALSARFVGPLAEAAARSGLLRMAGNDLEHLAGILREPPLPQPAASRPLSAPGSLSFEHVSFAYPGGPMVLRDLSFRVPAHSMTAIVGASGSGKTTVTRLLMRFFDASEGSVKVGGVDVRELTSEALMAQLSLVMQDVYLFDDSLEANIRAGNPHASMEQVADAARLAGVDEIVARLPHGWNTPVGEGGTALSGGERQRVSLARALLKRAPIVLLDEATAALDPHNEAYVQTAIRTLMRSSTVLVIAHRLPTIMTADQILVLEEGRLIEAGTHAQLLARNGRYAGFWHDRQRAGGWRLKAQVQPC